Proteins found in one Arachis stenosperma cultivar V10309 chromosome 8, arast.V10309.gnm1.PFL2, whole genome shotgun sequence genomic segment:
- the LOC130943721 gene encoding probable methyltransferase PMT2, with protein sequence MVTKGNPGDNRNNKGPMPVFTVVGLCAFFYILGVWQRSGFGKGDSIAVAINRETDCSVLSDLSYESHRDGEAGAPDAPEGGVKEFKPCDDQYIDYTPCHDQRRAMTFPRENMMYRERHCPPQEEKLYCLIPAPRGYATPFPWPKSRDYVPYANAPYKSLTVEKAVQNWIQYEGNVFRFPGGGTQFPQGADAYIDELASVIPLDNGMVRTALDTGCGVASWGAYLFKKNVVTMSIAPRDSHEAQVQFALERGVPAIIGVLGTIMLPFPSGSFDMAHCSRCLIPWGGNDGIYMKEVDRVLRPGGYWILSGPPISWRNSYRAWQRPEDELEEEQKQIEDIAKLLCWEKRHEKGEIAIWRKRLNTDECTEQEAQSSTCDATNASDVWYKKMENCITPTKTNGSWKPFPERLNAIPSRITSGSVPGLSVEIFVDDNRSWKKHVNAYKRVNKIIDSGRYRNIMDMNAGLGSFAAAMDSPKLWVMNVVPTIAEKANLGVIFERGLIGIYHDWCEAFSTYPRTYDLIHANAVFSLYKNECGAEDILLEMDRILRPEGAVIIRDDVGVLMRVKRIVRGMRWKTRMVDNEDGPLVSEKVLFAVKQYWVAGDNSTSSL encoded by the exons ATGGTTACAAAAGGGAACCCGGGAGACAACAGAAACAATAAGGGTCCCATGCCTGTTTTCACGGTAGTTGGCTTGTGTGCTTTCTTCTATATATTAGGCGTATGGCAGCGGAGTGGTTTTGGAAAGGGAGACAGCATAGCGGTGGCAATTAACAGAGAAACGGATTGCAGTGTTCTGAGTGATCTTAGCTATGAATCCCATCGCGATGGTGAAGCTGGAGCGCCTGATGCTCCCGAAGGAGGAGTCAAGGAGTTCAAGCCATGTGATGATCAATACATTGATTATACTCCTTGTCATGATCAAAGACGAGCAATGACATTCCCCCGCGAAAATATGATGTATAGAGAAAGGCATTGTCCTCCTCAAGAAGAAAAACTTTATTGTCTCATACCAGCTCCTAGAGGATATGCAACCCCATTTCCATGGCCCAAGAGCCGTGATTATGTTCCCTACGCGAATGCCCCTTACAAGAGCTTGACAGTGGAGAAGGCTGTGCAAAACTGGATACAATATGAAGGAAATGTTTTCAGGTTTCCTGGTGGAGGCACACAGTTTCCCCAAGGAGCTGATGCTTATATTGATGAACTAGCATCTGTTATTCCACTCGACAATGGCATGGTTAGAACTGCTTTAGATACTGGTTGTGGG GTTGCTAGTTGGGGGGCATACCTGTTTAAGAAAAATGTTGTTACAATGTCAATTGCACCAAGGGACTCTCATGAAGCACAAGTGCAATTTGCTTTAGAAAGAGGTGTTCCGGCTATCATTGGCGTTCTTGGAACCATCATGTTGCCTTTCCCTTCTGGATCATTTGACATGGCACATTGTTCTCGCTGTTTGATTCCATGGGGTGGAAATG ATGGTATATATATGAAGGAGGTTGATCGAGTTCTCAGACCTGGTGGTTACTGGATCCTTTCTGGCCCTCCAATCAGCTGGAGGAATAGCTACCGAGCATGGCAGCGTCCTGAAGATGAGCTTGAGGAGGAGCAAAAGCAGATTGAGGATATTGCTAAACTTCTTTGTTGGGAAAAGAGACATGAGAAGGGTGAAATCGCTATATGGAGAAAAAGATTAAATACTGATGAATGCACTGAACAAGAAGCTCAATCTTCAACATGTGATGCTACAAATGCCAGTGATGTCTG GTACAAAAAGATGGAAAATTGTATAACTCCTACTAAAACTAATGGTTCGTGGAAGCCATTCCCAGAGAGACTCAATGCTATTCCTTCCAGAATAACAAGTGGATCTGTTCCTGGTCTATCTGTAGAGATATTTGTGGATGATAATCGATCATGGAAGAAGCATGTAAACGCTTATAAGCGGGTCAACAAAATCATTGACTCGGGAAGGTATCGCAACATAATGGACATGAATGCTGGTCTGGGGAGTTTTGCTGCTGCCATGGACTCTCCGAAATTATGGGTTATGAATGTTGTGCCTACAATCGCAGAGAAAGCTAACCTTGGTGTTATATTTGAGCGTGGATTGATTGGCATTTATCACGATTG GTGCGAAGCCTTCTCCACATATCCCAGGACCTATGACCTAATCCATGCAAATGCTGTTTTCAGCTTatacaagaatga GTGCGGCGCAGAAGACATTTTATTGGAGATGGATCGTATATTACGGCCTGAAGGAGCTGTAATAATTCGAGATGATGTTGGCGTGCTAATGCGGGTGAAGAGAATTGTGAGAGGAATGAGGTGGAAAACGAGAATGGTGGATAATGAGGATGGTCCATTGGTTTCAGAGAAGGTTTTGTTTGCAGTCAAGCAGTATTGGGTTGCAGGTGACAACAGTACAAGCTCACTGTGA
- the LOC130943722 gene encoding uncharacterized protein At5g39865: protein MGCVSSNLLNHEDDFAQLGTSALGVGHHIVSLTSTTYGLLTLDPPSSTTTPSTLSEPPEVINSWELMEGLDADSFRFSPLPLPPPKPKPKPSSQKENLDPFERICPPSGENRVVIYTTTLRGVRSTFEACCAVRTAFEAFGVSFCERDVSMDSGFKQELRDLLKGKEREETVPPRVFVKGFYVGGAEEMLRAVEEGLLGELLEGLPRKKMGAVCDGCGDMRFLPCFRCNGSCKTAVLLKEEGHKGRTVVIKCAHCNENGLVVCPICS, encoded by the coding sequence ATGGGATGCGTATCTTCAAACCTCCTCAACCATGAAGACGACTTCGCCCAGCTGGGTACCTCCGCACTCGGCGTTGGCCACCACATCGTGTCCCTCACATCCACCACCTATGGCCTCCTCACTCTTGACCCACcctcctccaccaccacccCTTCCACCCTGTCCGAACCTCCAGAGGTCATCAACTCCTGGGAGCTGATGGAAGGCCTCGACGCCGACAGCTTCCGCTTCTCTCCACTCCCACTCCCTCCCCCAAAACCCAAACCCAAACCCTCCTCTCAGAAAGAGAACCTGGACCCCTTCGAGAGGATATGCCCTCCCAGCGGCGAGAACAGAGTGGTGATCTACACCACCACCTTGAGGGGAGTGAGGAGCACCTTCGAGGCCTGCTGCGCTGTTAGGACGGCTTTCGAGGCCTTCGGGGTGTCCTTCTGCGAGCGTGACGTGTCCATGGACAGCGGCTTCAAGCAGGAGCTGAGGGACCTTCTGAAGGGGAAGGAGAGGGAGGAAACGGTGCCTCCCAGGGTGTTCGTTAAGGGCTTCTATGTGGGTGGCGCCGAGGAGATGCTGAGGGCGGTGGAGGAGGGGCTGCTGGGGGAGCTGCTGGAAGGCCTTCCGAGGAAGAAGATGGGTGCTGTGTGTGACGGCTGTGGGGACATGAGGTTCTTGCCCTGTTTCCGGTGCAACGGCAGCTGCAAGACAGCGGTGCTCCTCAAGGAAGAAGGCCACAAGGGGAGGACAGTTGTCATCAAGTGTGCTCATTGCAATGAGAATGGCTTAGTGGTATGCCCAATTTGTAGCTGA